The nucleotide window ATCCGGACTTCACAACACGTTTGCCAGCTACCCACGGACACAGAACCGTGTTCGGCCTCGACGCCCCCACCGTCGTCGCGTACGTCCTCGCGGCGGGCGCGCTCATCCTCGTCCCCGGCCAGGACACCGTGGTGGTGCTTACCCGCGGGCTCCGCTCTCCGCGCGTCGGCGTCGCGGCCGCGCTCGGGGTCGCGACGGGCGTCCTCGGGCACGCGACCGCGGCGGCGCTCGGCCTGGCCGCGCTGTTCCGCGCGGTTCCGGCGCTCGCCCGCGCCGTCGCGCTCCTCGGCGCGGCCTACCTCTGCTACCTCGCGGTCGAGACGCTCCGCGACGACGAGTTCGCCGCGTCGGAGGGAGCATACGACGACGGCACCCTCGATACCGGTTCGGGCGTCCGCGCGG belongs to Halorarum halophilum and includes:
- a CDS encoding LysE family translocator gives rise to the protein MFGLDAPTVVAYVLAAGALILVPGQDTVVVLTRGLRSPRVGVAAALGVATGVLGHATAAALGLAALFRAVPALARAVALLGAAYLCYLAVETLRDDEFAASEGAYDDGTLDTGSGVRAGYRRGLLTNAANPKVALFFLAFLPGFAGGPDATGAMLVLGVVYAVLGALYLGAVGALAGRAGRLLDDPRKRRGVRVVSASVLVVLAGVLVASVV